The following proteins come from a genomic window of Hypanus sabinus isolate sHypSab1 chromosome 9, sHypSab1.hap1, whole genome shotgun sequence:
- the atpaf2 gene encoding ATP synthase mitochondrial F1 complex assembly factor 2 produces the protein MLGRCLARAPATLRFGLGCRVECRRRYPAAERKKFYENVSISQGEGGAFEINLDCRKLKTPQGKLFTVPSEALAIAVATEWQSQGDVLQFFTMHLTTLCNTALDNPMQRTKEQLIRSALKFLDTDVVCYRVVEPPGLVKLQKNEWDPVVEWIENRYDVEIGFSTNILGPNIPSKSKETFEKHLSSYNFWALIGLEYVIQQLKSVVLSLNLIDRNLSVEKAVLLSRLEEQYQIEVWGNVEWAHDYDVYELRSRTAAGALFVHLCSENSTMKQKLLQD, from the exons ATGTTGGGTCGCTGCTTGGCCCGGGCTCCGGCCACCCTCAGATTTGGGCTTGGTTGCAGAGTGGAGTGCAGGCGACGATACCCGGCAGCAG aaCGAAAGAAATTTTATGAGAACGTAAGCATTTCGCAAGGGGAAG GAGGTGCTTTTGAGATAAATCTTGACTGCAGGAAGCTGAAGACTCCTCAGGGCAAGTTGTTCACGGTTCCCAGTGAAGCTCTGGCGATTGCTGTTGCCACAGAATGGCAGTCCCAAGGAGATGTACTGCAGTTCTTTACCATGCATCTG ACAACATTGTGTAACACTGCACTGGATAATCCAATGCAAAGAACAAAGGAACAGCTGATTAGGTCAGCTCTCAAATTTCTGGACACAGACGTGGTCTG CTACAGAGTGGTGGAACCACCTGGCTTAGTGAAGCTTCAGAAAAACGAATGGGATCCTGTTGTTGAATGGATAGAGAACAG GTATGATGTTGAGATTGGCTTCTCTACAAATATCTTAGGACCAAACATTCCAAGCAAGTCCAAGGAGACCTTTGAAAAACATCTCTCTTCGTATAACTTTTGGGCACTTATAG GTCTGGAGTATGTCATCCAACAACTTAAATCAGTGGTTCTTTCCCTAAATCTAATTGATCGAAACCTCAGCGTAGAGAAGGCTGTGTTACTGTCTCGGCTAGAGGAACAATATCAG ATTGAGGTTTGGGGAAATGTTGAATGGGCACATGACTACGATGTCTATGAACTACGATCGCGGACTGCAGCAGGAGCCTTGTTTGTCCATCTATGTTCGGAGAACTCCACTATGAAACAGAAGCTGTTGCAAGACTGA